Proteins found in one Zea mays cultivar B73 chromosome 1, Zm-B73-REFERENCE-NAM-5.0, whole genome shotgun sequence genomic segment:
- the LOC100281833 gene encoding uncharacterized protein LOC100281833: MAAGAASTGNWSRATGAMRAAMVLWVCLAYMRGVCEDWSPLRLLVLLVAATLVARWFLNAVRPPPSTPCGTPGGPPVTAPRVRLRDGRYLAYAQSGVSRDRARFKVVYSHGFSGSRMDSPRASQELLEELGVYMVAFDRAGYGESDPDPRRSPESAALDIQDLADALGLGDKFHLVCSSLGSHAGWAAVRYIPHRLAGLAMMAPVINYRWRGLPRGLARQLYGRQPVGDQWSLRVAYYAPWLLHWWMSQPWLPTSTVVDGSAPFPNALDEKNRVMALSNGMFHSRARLATQQGVQESFYRDMTVMFGRWTDFEPTDLEKPPFPVHLFQGDEDGVVPVQLQRHICNKLGWVSYHELPGAGHFLSAVPGLGDRILSTLLSSPASA, from the exons ATGGCCGCAGGAGCTGCCTCCACGGGCAACTGGTCGCGTGCGACCGGCGCAATGCGTGCGGCCATGGTATTGTGGGTTTGTTTGGCTTACATGCGCGGTGTGTGCGAGGACTGGTCGCCATTGCGGCTGCTGGTGCTCTTGGTGGCGGCGACGCTGGTGGCGAGGTGGTTCCTAAACGCCGTGCGGCCGCCTCCCTCGACGCCGTGCGGCACGCCCGGGGGCCCGCCGGTGACGGCGCCCAGGGTGCGGCTGCGCGACGGGCGGTACCTGGCGTACGCCCAGTCCGGCGTGAGCAGGGACAGGGCGCGCTTCAAGGTGGTGTACTCGCACGGCTTCTCCGGCAGCCGCATGGACTCGCCCCGCGCTTCCCAG GAGCTGCTGGAGGAGCTGGGCGTGTACATGGTGGCGTTCGACCGGGCCGGGTACGGCGAGAGCGACCCGGACCCGCGGCGGTCGCCGGAGAGCGCGGCGCTGGACATCCAGGACCTGGCCGACGCGCTGGGTCTGGGTGACAAGTTCCACCTCGTCTGCTCCTCCCTCGGTTCCCACGCCGGCTGGGCCGCCGTCAGGTACATCCCGCACAGGCTGGCGGGGCTGGCAATGATGGCGCCGGTCATCAACTACCGCTGGCGCGGGCTGCCGCGGGGGCTGGCCCGGCAGCTCTACGGGAGGCAGCCGGTCGGCGACCAGTGGTCGCTCCGGGTCGCCTACTACGCGCCGTGGCTGCTGCACTGGTGGATGAGCCAGCCGTGGCTGCCCACCTCCACCGTCGTCGACGGCTCCGCGCCCTTCCCCAACGCGCTGGACGAGAAGAACCGCGTCATGGCGCTCTCCAACGGCATGTTCCACTCG AGGGCGAGGCTGGCGACGCAGCAGGGCGTACAGGAGTCCTTCTACCGCGACATGACGGTCATGTTCGGGAGGTGGACGGACTTCGAGCCGACGGACCTCGAGAAGCCGCCGTTTCCGGTGCACCTGTTCCAGGGTGACGAGGACGGCGTCGTGCCCGTGCAGCTGCAGCGGCACATATGCAATAAGCTCGGCTGGGTCAGCTACCACGAGCTCCCCGGAGCTGGGCACTTCTTGTCAGCGGTGCCAGGACTCGGCGACAGGATCCTCAGCACGCTCCTGTCCTCGCCGGCGTCGGCGTGA
- the LOC100281593 gene encoding Probable E3 ubiquitin-protein ligase XBOS33, with protein sequence MGNSLGCSASGERLVSAARDGDAIEARMLLELSPALARYSTFGGLNTPLHFAAAKGHLDIVTMLLEKGADVNARNYCGQTALMHACRHGHWEVVQMLLLFRCNVTRADYLSGRTALHFAAHDGFVRCIRLLVADFVPSVALEDIASSVVDGGDCQTNSGSSPNSSSGQKFNESARVRYINKPADGGVTALHMAALNGHLDCMQLLIDLGANVSAVSFPYGTTANLIGAGSTPLHYAAGGGKQECCELLISKGASRLTLNCNGWLPVDVARIFGRRSLEPLLSPNSHSNVPVFQLSSYLALPLMSILNIAREFGLQHTTPSIDDNDLCSVCLERSCSVTAEGCSHEFCIKCALYLCSTSNIRVEFTGPPGSIPCPLCRNGIMSFTKLPSTPTEGLKSGSALTFCNPCILNARSMDSPATFSKAEIRRNRVAAVSSELVCPITCSPFPSSALPTCRCSDDDPCGDTDVQDGPEFQSPRPSHSASMELDKRGEGDLDRASCSGMFWSRRSCHREQQCDAEINA encoded by the exons ATGGGCAACTCACTGGGGTGCTCGGCTTCCGGCGAGCGGCTCGTCTCGGCGGCGCGCGACGGGGACGCCATCGAGGCGCGGATGCTGCTGGAGCTCAGCCCCGCGCTCGCGCgctactccaccttcggcggcctCAACACTCCGCTACACTTCGCCGCCGCCAAGGGCCATCTCGAC ATTGTCACGATGCTGCTGGAGAAAGGCGCTGACGTTAACGCGCGCAACTACTGCGGCCAG ACTGCGCTGATGCATGCTTGTCGGCATGGGCACTGGGAGGTGGTGCAGATGCTTCTTCTATTTAGATGCAAT GTTACTAGGGCAGATTACTTGAGTGGTCGAACAGCACTGCATTTTGCTGCACATGATGGATTTGTTCGGTGTATTAGGCTTTTAGTTGCAGACTTTGTCCCGAGTGTGGCCTTGGAGGATATTGCTTCTTCTGTGGTGGATGGTGGTGATTGCCAGACAAACAGTGGGAGCAGTCCTAATTCATCGTCGGGGCAGAAGTTTAATGAATC GGCCCGTGTGAGGTACATCAACAAACCTGCAGATGGTGGTGTTACAGCACTTCACATGGCAGCATTGAACGGTCACTTAGATTGCATGCAGTTGTTGATTGACTTGGGCGCTAATGTCTCAGCTGTCTCATTCCCCTATGGCACTACTGCAAATTTGATAG GAGCTGGCAGTACACCGTTGCATTATGCAGCAGGTGGGGGGAAACAAGAATGCTGTGAG CTACTAATATCAAAAGGCGCTAGCAGGTTGACACTCAATTGCAATGG GTGGCTTCCCGTTGATGTTGCTAGAATATTTGGACGGCGCTCTTTGGAGCCATTACTTTCTCCAAATTCACACTCGAATGTCCCTGTATTTCAACTGTCCAGTTATCTTGCCTTGCCACTCATGAGTATACTTAATATAGCCAG AGAATTTGGGTTGCAGCATACCACACCCTCGATTGATGATAATGATCTATGTTCAGTTTGTCTAGAAAGGTCTTGTTCTGTTACTGCTGAAG GTTGCAGTCATGAATTCTGCATCAAATGTGCTCTCTACCTCTGCTCAACCAGCAACATCCGTGTCGAGTTCACAGGCCCACCTGGGTCCATCCCGTGCCCTCTTTGTCGGAACGGCATAATGTCTTTCACCAAGTTACCAAGCACACCAACAGAAGGGCTTAAATCAGGTTCAGCGCTCACATTCTGCAACCCATGCATACTGAACGCCCGGTCCATGGACTCGCCAGCCACTTTCTCCAAAGCTGAAATCAGACGGAACCGTGTGGCAGCTGTCTCTTCGGAGCTGGTCTGTCCAATCACCTGCAGCCCATTCCCGTCGTCCGCCCTCCCAACCTGCAGGTGCAGCGACGACGATCCATGCGGCGATACAGACGTGCAGGATGGTCCCGAGTTCCAGTCTCCCCGGCCCTCGCACAGCGCAAGCATGGAGCTGGACAAGAGGGGGGAGGGGGATCTAGACCGGGCCAGTTGCTCAGGCATGTTCTGGAGCCGAAGAAGCTGTCACAGGGAGCAGCAGTGTGATGCGGAGATCAACGCTTGA
- the LOC103637127 gene encoding shaggy-related protein kinase alpha-like isoform X1 gives MEPHLTEDKPVRIDQESSSTSNRDAEASTSTSMKPVKTEEAGADLLPKEMNIMTISDDKADGHNDKEGEGVTLDGTGTETGQIIVTTIGGHNGKPKQKVSYMAELVVGTGSFGIVFQAKCLETDETVAIKKVLQDKRYKNRELQTMQLHDHPNVVQLKHHFFSTTQKGEVYLNLVLEFVSETVYRVAKYYNRMNQRVPIIYVKLYAYQMCRALAYIHRVVGVCHRDIKPQNLLVNPHTHQLKICDFGSAKKLVPGEPNISYICSRYYRAPELIFGATEYTTAIDIWSVGCVVAELLIGQPLFPGESGVDQLVEIIKILGTPTREEIRCMNPNYSEFKFPQIKAHPWHKLFGKRMPPEAVDLVSRLLQYSPNLRCTAVDACAHPFFDELRDPKACLPNGRPMPPLFDFTAAELEGLPAELVHRIVPEHMRKEVN, from the exons ATGGAGCCACACTTAACCGAGGATAAACCTGTGCGGATAGACCAAGAATCATCGTCAACATCTAATAGGGATGCTGAGGCAAGCACATCTACTAGCATGAAACCTGTTAAAACTGAAGAAGCAGGAGCAgatcttcttcccaaagagatgAATATTATGACAATTAGCGACGATAAAGCTGATGGCCATAATGATAAG GAAGGTGAGGGTGTTACACTTGATGGGACTGGAACAGAGACAGGGCAGATAATTGTGACAACAATAGGAGGTCACAATGGGAAGCCAAAGCAG AAGGTCTCATACATGGCAGAATTGGTTGTTGGTACTGGTTCGTTTGGTATTGTTTTCCAG GCGAAATGCTTGGAAACTGACGAGACGGTGGCGATAAAAAAGGTGTTACAAGATAAGCGCTACAAGAATAGAGAGCTCCAGACTATGCAGTTACATGACCACCCGAATGTAGTTCAGCTGAAGCATCACTTCTTTTCAACAACTCAAAAGGGAGAAGTTTACCTCAACCTTGTACTTGAATTTGTATCCGAGACAGTTTATCGTGTTGCCAAATACTACAACCGGATGAACCAGCGTGTACCCATAATATATGTTAAGTTGTATGCATATCAG ATGTGCCGTGCGCTTGCTTACATCCATCGAGTTGTCGGTGTGTGTCATCGTGATATTAAACCTCAAAATCTACTG GTCAATCCTCATACACATCAACTTAAGATTTGTGATTTTGGGAGCGCTAAAAAATTG GTCCCTGGTGAGCCTAACATATCGTACATTTGCTCGCGGTATTATAGGGCTCCTGAACTAATATTTGGAGCTACGGAGTATACCACTGCGATCGATATCTGGTCTGTTGGCTGTGTAGTGGCTGAGCTTCTGATTGGTCAG CCTTTGTTTCCTGGTGAAAGTGGTGTTGACCAACTGGTGGAAATAATAAAG aTTTTGGGTACTCCAACAAGAGAGGAGATCAGGTGCATGAATCCAAATTATTCCGAATTCAAGTTCCCTCAGATAAAAGCCCATCCATGGCACAAG CTTTTTGGTAAGCGCATGCCACCCGAGGCTGTCGATCTCGTGTCAAGGCTGCTCCAGTACTCACCGAACCTGCGCTGCACTGCT GTCGACGCCTGTGCCCATCCGTTCTTCGATGAGCTGCGGGACCCCAAGGCTTGCCTGCCGAACGGACGGCCAATGCCACCGTTGTTCGACTTCACAGCAGCCG AACTCGAAGGGCTCCCCGCCGAGCTTGTCCACCGGATCGTTCCTGAACACATGAGGAAGGAAGTGAATTAG
- the LOC103637127 gene encoding shaggy-related protein kinase alpha-like, whose translation MHMMRRLKSIASGRSSVSDPGGDSGSKRPKFEQDGAGDIVMEPHLTEDKPVRIDQESSSTSNRDAEASTSTSMKPVKTEEAGADLLPKEMNIMTISDDKADGHNDKEGEGVTLDGTGTETGQIIVTTIGGHNGKPKQKVSYMAELVVGTGSFGIVFQAKCLETDETVAIKKVLQDKRYKNRELQTMQLHDHPNVVQLKHHFFSTTQKGEVYLNLVLEFVSETVYRVAKYYNRMNQRVPIIYVKLYAYQMCRALAYIHRVVGVCHRDIKPQNLLVNPHTHQLKICDFGSAKKLVPGEPNISYICSRYYRAPELIFGATEYTTAIDIWSVGCVVAELLIGQPLFPGESGVDQLVEIIKILGTPTREEIRCMNPNYSEFKFPQIKAHPWHKLFGKRMPPEAVDLVSRLLQYSPNLRCTAVDACAHPFFDELRDPKACLPNGRPMPPLFDFTAAELEGLPAELVHRIVPEHMRKEVN comes from the exons ATGCATATGATGCGGCGGCTCAAGAGCATCGCCTCCGGCCGCTCGTCGGTCTCCGATCCG GGTGGTGACTCTGGCTCCAAAAGACCAAAGTTTGAGCAGGATGGAGCAGGAGATATTGTTATGGAGCCACACTTAACCGAGGATAAACCTGTGCGGATAGACCAAGAATCATCGTCAACATCTAATAGGGATGCTGAGGCAAGCACATCTACTAGCATGAAACCTGTTAAAACTGAAGAAGCAGGAGCAgatcttcttcccaaagagatgAATATTATGACAATTAGCGACGATAAAGCTGATGGCCATAATGATAAG GAAGGTGAGGGTGTTACACTTGATGGGACTGGAACAGAGACAGGGCAGATAATTGTGACAACAATAGGAGGTCACAATGGGAAGCCAAAGCAG AAGGTCTCATACATGGCAGAATTGGTTGTTGGTACTGGTTCGTTTGGTATTGTTTTCCAG GCGAAATGCTTGGAAACTGACGAGACGGTGGCGATAAAAAAGGTGTTACAAGATAAGCGCTACAAGAATAGAGAGCTCCAGACTATGCAGTTACATGACCACCCGAATGTAGTTCAGCTGAAGCATCACTTCTTTTCAACAACTCAAAAGGGAGAAGTTTACCTCAACCTTGTACTTGAATTTGTATCCGAGACAGTTTATCGTGTTGCCAAATACTACAACCGGATGAACCAGCGTGTACCCATAATATATGTTAAGTTGTATGCATATCAG ATGTGCCGTGCGCTTGCTTACATCCATCGAGTTGTCGGTGTGTGTCATCGTGATATTAAACCTCAAAATCTACTG GTCAATCCTCATACACATCAACTTAAGATTTGTGATTTTGGGAGCGCTAAAAAATTG GTCCCTGGTGAGCCTAACATATCGTACATTTGCTCGCGGTATTATAGGGCTCCTGAACTAATATTTGGAGCTACGGAGTATACCACTGCGATCGATATCTGGTCTGTTGGCTGTGTAGTGGCTGAGCTTCTGATTGGTCAG CCTTTGTTTCCTGGTGAAAGTGGTGTTGACCAACTGGTGGAAATAATAAAG aTTTTGGGTACTCCAACAAGAGAGGAGATCAGGTGCATGAATCCAAATTATTCCGAATTCAAGTTCCCTCAGATAAAAGCCCATCCATGGCACAAG CTTTTTGGTAAGCGCATGCCACCCGAGGCTGTCGATCTCGTGTCAAGGCTGCTCCAGTACTCACCGAACCTGCGCTGCACTGCT GTCGACGCCTGTGCCCATCCGTTCTTCGATGAGCTGCGGGACCCCAAGGCTTGCCTGCCGAACGGACGGCCAATGCCACCGTTGTTCGACTTCACAGCAGCCG AACTCGAAGGGCTCCCCGCCGAGCTTGTCCACCGGATCGTTCCTGAACACATGAGGAAGGAAGTGAATTAG